One window of Saccharomyces mikatae IFO 1815 strain IFO1815 genome assembly, chromosome: 8 genomic DNA carries:
- the STE20 gene encoding mitogen-activated protein kinase kinase kinase kinase STE20 (similar to Saccharomyces cerevisiae STE20 (YHL007C); ancestral locus Anc_2.496), giving the protein MNDELSSVAALPDKDNLDNGSSNIDKRAAGNDSDGDGDDDGLRLPRTTGTLNVNALQKDTNVAHEAGEYKSMDPARNLDTNNNDENNVVSLDDPIQFTRVSSSSVISGMSSSTSAHSDKNEAKTPEQVTPNINTNNMTSNNSADNTFSTINASESDHQFNDTLLSKLSLTDSTETIENNTTAKHQQPIGSSTVNSNKSSIDIRRATPVSTPVISKPSMMATPRQISSASHSLSNPKHKQHKPKVKPPKAEPKSKPLSVKKGFPSKNPLKNSSPPKKQTEKPYYSSSTKKRKSGSSSGTLRMKDVFSSFVQNIKRNSQDDKRASSSSNNSSSSSTTTALRISTPYNAKHIHHVGVDSKTGEYTGLPEEWEKLLTSSGISKREQQQNMQAVMDIVKFYQDVTETNGEDKMFKTFNTTTGLPGTPRVSTPPSNSFNKFPLSTTDSYNHSSRTGTPMSNHVMSPSLNTDSSSSNAKFIPSRPAPKPPSSASTSAPIIKSPGMNPPSSNASPLRYVPTTPSRTSTNGSSISRNATLKREEQPLPPIPPTKSKTSPIISTPLTPQQVPQSPKASTQEPVTTPTAKPVQARSLSKELNEKKREERERRKKQLYAKLNEICSEGDPSIKYANLVKIGQGASGGVYTAYEIGTNVSVAIKQMNLEKQPKKELIINEILVMKGSRHPNIVNFIDSYVLKGDLWVIMEYMEGGSLTDVVTHCILTEGQIGAVCRETLSGLKFLHSKGVLHRDIKSDNILLSMEGDIKLTDFGFCAQINELNLKRTTMVGTPYWMAPEVVSRKEYGPKVDIWSLGIMIIEMIEGEPPYLNETPLRALYLIATNGTPKLKEPENLSSSLKKFLDWCLCVEPEERASATELLHDEYITEIAEANSSLAPLVKLARLKKLAENMDADEDNDDDNDNEHNNKTNDCDDNNDNKETVNVTVTENDK; this is encoded by the coding sequence atgaacGATGAACTATCTTCTGTAGCGGCATTACCAGACAAGGACAATCTTGATAATGGTAGTAGCAATATTGATAAAAGGGCAGCGGGCAACGATAGTGACGGCGACGGCGACGACGACGGACTACGATTACCCAGGACCACAGGCACTTTGAACGTCAATGCCTTACAGAAAGATACTAATGTTGCTCATGAAGCTGGAGAATATAAATCAATGGATCCTGCTAGAAACCTGGACACAAACAATAATGACGAGAATAATGTCGTCTCGCTGGATGATCCTATTCAGTTTACTCGCGTATCTTCCTCCTCCGTCATCAGTGGAATGTCTTCCTCTACGAGTGCACATTCTGATAAGAACGAAGCCAAAACTCCGGAACAAGTCACTCCAAATATAAATACCAATAATATGACTTCAAACAATTCCGCTGACAACACTTTTTCCACGATAAATGCGTCCGAGTCGGATCACCAGTTTAATGACACTTTATTGTCGAAGCTGTCGTTGACAGATTCCACAGAGACTATAGAAAATAATACTACCGCGAAGCATCAACAGCCGATTGGATCTTCCACCGTGAATTCGAATAAAAGCTCAATTGATATACGAAGAGCGACACCAGTGTCCACACCCGTCATCTCTAAACCGTCAATGATGGCTACTCCAAGACAAATCAGTTCAGCGTCTCATTCACTTTCGAACCCTAAGCATAAGCAACACAAACCGAAGGTCAAGCCGCCCAAAGCTGAACCGAAAAGTAAACCACTTTCTGTAAAGAAGGGCTTCCCATCGAAAAACCCATTAAAAAATTCCTCTCCACCTAAAAAGCAAACCGAGAAACCGTATTATTCTTCCTCtacgaaaaaaagaaaaagcgGTTCAAGCAGTGGTACCCTAAGAATGAAAGACGTCTTTTCATCCTTTGTGCAAAATATAAAGAGGAACTCTCAGGATGATAAAAGGGcctcatcttcatctaaCAACTCTTCCTCGTCGTCTACGACTACCGCTCTGAGAATATCTACACCATACAATGCCAAGCATATACATCATGTAGGCGTAGACTCCAAGACAGGTGAATATACAGGATTGCCAGAGGAATGGGAAAAACTGTTGACTTCCAGTGGTATTTCCAAAAGAGAACAACAGCAAAACATGCAAGCGGTTATGGATATTGTCAAATTCTATCAGGATGTCACGGAAACGAACGGTGAAGATAAAATGTTCAAGACTTTCAACACGACTACAGGGTTGCCGGGAACCCCTCGCGTTTCAACACCACCTTCCAACTCCTTCAACAAATTTCCTCTGTCGACCACTGATTCATACAATCACAGTTCTAGAACCGGTACACCAATGTCTAATCACGTTATGTCTCCGAGCTTGAATACAGATTCCAGCTCATCAAACGCAAAATTCATACCAAGTAGACCAGCTCCCAAACCTCCATCTTCTGCCTCCACTTCAGCTCCAATTATAAAATCGCCTGGCATGAATCCGCCTTCCTCCAATGCCTCACCCTTGAGATATGTGCCTACAACTCCCAGCAGAACTAGCACAAATGGATCCTCAATATCAAGAAATGCCACTCTCAAAAGAGAGGAGCAGCCACTGCCACCAATACCTCCAACTAAATCCAAAACATCTCCAATCATTTCGACACCTCTCACGCCACAGCAAGTTCCGCAATCACCAAAGGCATCGACACAGGAGCCGGTAACGACACCTACTGCCAAACCGGTTCAAGCAAGAAGCTTGTCCAAAGAATTAAATGAGAAGAAGAGAGAGGAAAGGGAAAGACGTAAGAAGCAATTATACGCAAAATTGAACGAAATTTGCTCTGAGGGTGACCCAAGTATAAAGTACGCAAACTTAGTGAAAATCGGCCAAGGTGCTTCAGGTGGTGTTTACACTGCTTATGAAATAGGTACAAATGTCTCGGTGGCCATTAAGCAAATGAACCTGGAAAAGCAACCTAAGAAGGAGCTGATCATTAATGAAATTCTGGTCATGAAGGGCAGCAGGCATCCTAATATTGTTAATTTCATCGATTCCTATGTCCTAAAGGGCGATCTTTGGGTCATTATGGAATACATGGAAGGTGGCTCCTTGACTGACGTGGTTACTCATTGTATTCTGACAGAGGGCCAAATTGGTGCCGTTTGTAGAGAAACTTTGAGTGGGTTGAAGTTTTTACATTCGAAAGGTGTTCTACATAGAGATATCAAATCCGATAACATCTTATTATCCATGGAAGGTGACATTAAATTAACAGATTTCGGTTTTTGTGCTCAaatcaatgaattgaatttgaaaagaactaCTATGGTGGGAACGCCTTATTGGATGGCACCTGAGGTAGTCTctagaaaagaatatggtCCAAAAGTGGATATATGGTCATTAGGTATTATGATCATTGAAATGATTGAAGGTGAGCCTCCATATTTAAATGAAACTCCGTTAAGAGCGCTGTATCTGATTGCTACAAATGGTACTCCCAAACTAAAGGAGCCCGAGAATCTATCGTCAAGCCTGAAGAAATTCCTTGACTGGTGCTTATGTGTGGAACCCGAAGAAAGAGCAAGCGCTACAGAGTTACTCCATGACGAATATATCACGGAAATAGCTGAAGCCAACTCCTCATTGGCGCCGCTAGTCAAATTGGCaagattaaaaaaattagcAGAAAACATGGATGCtgatgaagataatgacGACGATAATGACAACGAGCATAATAATAAGACAAATGACTGTGACGACAATAACGATAACAAAGAAACTGTAAATGTAACTGTAactgaaaatgataaataa
- the SHU1 gene encoding Shu1p (similar to Saccharomyces cerevisiae SHU1 (YHL006C); ancestral locus Anc_2.499), with protein MQFEERLQQLVENDQSTGQPDSNVLVIVLGDAARKYVELGALREHVTVKTVGGHVASRERVAVVFLGRVKYLYMYLTRMQAQSRAPQYSQILVYGLWDLTATQDGPQQLRLLSLVLRQCLSLPSKVEFYPEPPFNSVAARLLRYWEHIIK; from the coding sequence atgCAATTTGAAGAGCGGTTACAGCAGTTAGTAGAAAACGATCAGAGCACGGGGCAGCCAGACTCAAACGTGCTGGTAATAGTCCTCGGGGATGCTGCTAGAAAGTACGTAGAACTAGGAGCGCTGCGTGAACACGTGACCGTGAAGACTGTTGGCGGTCACGTGGCAAGCCGCGAGCGGGTAGCCGTAGTATTCCTGGGCCGGGTAAagtatttatatatgtatcTCACCCGGATGCAAGCGCAGTCACGTGCTCCACAATACTCACAAATACTCGTCTACGGATTGTGGGACCTCACCGCAACGCAAGATGGCCCGCAACAATTGCGGCTACTCAGCCTTGTGCTACGCCAGTGTCTCAGTTTGCCATCTAAGGTTGAGTTCTATCCGGAACCGCCCTTCAATAGTGTGGCTGCGCGATTACTGCGATACTGGGAACACATTATCAAATAG
- the MRP4 gene encoding mitochondrial 37S ribosomal protein uS2m (similar to Saccharomyces cerevisiae MRP4 (YHL004W); ancestral locus Anc_2.500): MQRHVCARNFRRLFSLRNSCLSKRFQSSSSGAADNSSNNDEVILLQQKLLYDEIRAELKSLSQIPEDEILPELKKSLGEGKLSAKEQLLETELNSLFKNYAQLNKLFDNKTLVGQSSTTSVTAATPGRPYPNLIPSANDKPYSSQELFLRQLSHSMHTAKLGANISKVYYPHKDIFYPPLPENITIENLMSAGVHLGQSTSLWRSSTQSYIYGEYKGIHIIDLNQTLSHLKRAAKVVEGVSESGGIILFLGTRQGQKRGLEEAAKKTHGYYVSTRWIPGTLTNSTEISGIWEKHEIDSHDNPTQRPLSPNETSKQVKPDLLVVLNPTENRNALLEAIKSRVPTIAIIDTDSEPSLITYPIPGNDDSLRSVNFLLGVLARAGQRGLQNRLARNTRK; this comes from the coding sequence ATGCAGAGACACGTTTGTGCAAGGAACTTCAGACGTCTTTTCTCATTAAGGAACTCTTGCCTATCTAAAAGATTCCAGTCCTCTTCATCTGGTGCAGCCGACAACTCTAGcaataatgatgaagtaATACTGCTGCAACAGAAGCTTTTGTACGACGAAATTAGAGCAGAATTGAAATCTCTATCTCAAATTcctgaagatgaaatattGCCCGAGTTGAAAAAGTCATTAGGGGAAGGCAAGCTGTCCGCTAAAGAACAGCTACTGGAGACTGAGTTGAACAGTCTGTTCAAAAATTACGCCCAGTTGAACAAGTTGTTCGACAATAAGACACTAGTTGGACAATCTTCGACAACGAGTGTGACAGCAGCCACTCCAGGCAGGCCTTACCCCAATCTTATACCTTCTGCCAATGACAAACCATATTCTTCTCAAGAGCTGTTCTTGCGTCAGCTGAGCCATTCCATGCATACGGCTAAATTAGGTGCAAACATTTCGAAGGTTTACTATCCTCATAAGGACATTTTCTATCCGCCCCTCCCTGAAAACATTACtattgaaaatttaatGTCTGCCGGTGTACACTTGGGCCAATCCACCTCACTTTGGAGGTCTTCCACGCAATCTTACATATACGGTGAATACAAAGGTATTCACATAATAGATTTGAACCAAACTTTGTctcatttgaaaagagcCGCCAAGGTAGTGGAGGGCGTCTCGGAGTCCGGCGGcattattttgttcttggGCACAAGACAAGGCCAGAAGAGGGGACTAGAAGAGGCTGCCAAAAAGACACATGGCTATTATGTCTCTACAAGATGGATCCCGGGCACTTTGACGAACTCTACCGAAATTTCTGGTATTTGGGAAAAGCATGAAATCGATTCTCATGATAATCCCACGCAAAGACCGCTGTCACCGAACGAAACTTCGAAACAAGTTAAGCCAGACTTATTAGTCGTGTTGAACCCTACCGAAAACAGGAACGCCTTGTTAGAAGCTATCAAATCAAGAGTTCCGACTATTGCAATTATCGATACTGACTCCGAACCTTCTTTGATTACCTACCCTATTCCAGGTAATGATGACTCGTTGAGATCTGTCAACTTTTTACTGGGAGTTTTGGCGAGAGCTGGCCAAAGAGGTTTACAAAATCGTTTAGCTAGAAACACCAGGAAATAG
- the LAG1 gene encoding sphingosine N-acyltransferase LAG1 (similar to Saccharomyces cerevisiae LAG1 (YHL003C) and LAC1 (YKL008C); ancestral locus Anc_2.501) translates to MASASDKSIDRLVVNARTRRRNSSVGKIDLGDTVPGFAAMPESAASKNEAKKRMQALTGDSKKDSDLLWKVWFSYREMNYRHSWLTPFFILVSVYSAYFSSGNRTESNPLHMFVAISYQVDSTDSYGKGIKDLSFVFFYMIFFTFLREFLMDVVIRPFTVYLNVTSEHRQKRMLEQMYAIFYCGISGPFGLYIMYHSDLWLFKTKPMYRTYPDITNPFLFKIFYLGQAAFWAQQACVLVLQLEKPRKDYKELVFHHIVTLLLIWSSYVFHFTKMGLAIYITMDMSDFFLSLSKTLNYLNSVLTPFVFGLFVFFWIYLRHIVNIRILWSVLTEFRHEGNYVLNFATQQYKCWISLPIVFVLIAALQLVNLYWLFLILRILYRLVWQGIQKDERSDSDSDESAENEELKEKCE, encoded by the coding sequence ATGGCATCAGCTTCGGATAAGTCTATTGATAGGTTAGTTGTCAAtgcaagaacaagaagacgAAACTCATCTGTGGGGAAAATTGATTTAGGTGATACTGTTCCCGGGTTTGCAGCCATGCCTGAAAGCGCTGCATCTAAGAATGAGGCCAAAAAGAGAATGCAAGCGTTAACTGGGGACTCTAAGAAGGATAGTGACCTGTTATGGAAGGTTTGGTTTTCTTATAGAGAAATGAACTATCGTCATAGCTGGTTAACACCGTTCTTCATACTTGTGTCCGTGTATAGTGCGTATTTTTCATCTGGGAACAGAACAGAATCCAACCCACTGCATATGTTTGTAGCCATATCGTATCAGGTTGACAGCACAGACTCTTATGGGAAGGGTATTAAAGATTTAagttttgtatttttttacatgattttttttacattcTTACGTGAGTTTTTGATGGATGTTGTGATTCGACCATTTACCGTTTACTTAAATGTTACTTCCGAGCATCGTCAGAAGCGTATGCTGGAACAAATGTATGCTATATTTTATTGCGGTATCTCAGGACCGTTTGGTCTTTATATTATGTACCATAGCGATTTGTGGTTGTTCAAGACAAAACCAATGTACAGAACTTATCCTGATATAACCAATCCATTCTTGTTTAAGATATTCTACTTAGGTCAAGCAGCATTTTGGGCCCAACAAGCTTGTGTTCTTGTTTTGCAGTTAGAAAAGCCGAGAAAGGATTATAAGGAATTAGTTTTTCATCACATTGTGACGTTACTATTGATTTGGTCCTCATATGTTTTCCATTTCACCAAGATGGGGTTAGCCATTTATATCACCATGGATATGTCcgattttttcctttctttgtCCAAGACATTGAACTACCTGAATTCCGTACTGACACCGTTTGTTTTTGGCTTGTTTGTGtttttttggatttatCTACGCCATATTGTTAATATCAGAATATTATGGTCTGTATTGACGGAGTTCCGTCATGAAGGAAATTATGTGCTGAATTTTGCTACACAACAGTACAAATGTTGGATTTCTTTGCCAATTGTATTTGTGTTGATTGCAGCTTTGCAATTGGTTAACTTGTATTGGTTGTTTTTGATTCTTAGAATCTTGTATAGATTGGTATGGCAAGGTATTCAAAAAGACGAAAGAAGTGATAGTGATTCCGATGAGAGCgctgaaaatgaagaactAAAGGAAAAATGTGAGTAA
- the HSE1 gene encoding ESCRT-0 subunit protein HSE1 (similar to Saccharomyces cerevisiae HSE1 (YHL002W); ancestral locus Anc_2.502): MPTSAIAIRNAVLRATDPKLRSDNWQYILDVCDLVKEDPEDNGQEVMVLIEKRLEQQDANVILRALSLTVSLAENCGSRLRQEISSKHFTSLLYGLIDNDSVHITLKKAVADVVRQLSDSFKDDPSLRAMGDMYGKIKRKAPYLVEQPNVPDKHNMSSHADNSDDEELQKALKMSLFEYEKQKKLQEKEKEGFEVLPQQRNQPSAHTTSRQTVVKKVRALYDLATNESEELSFRKGDVIIVLEQVYRDWWKGALRGKMGIFPLNYVTPISEPSKEEIEKERTKEAMVFTQKATVDQLHKSLSAASKTGNSNEVLQDPRIGDMYGSVTPLRPQVTRMLGKYAKEKEDMISLRQVLANAEHTYNQLMDRAANDHIAPPVPVPTLYTGIPSADTTPLIPPQRQSFQNRDYASYPSTQPIGNSANSRTNNPQYGYDVGYSVVSQPPPGYEQ, from the coding sequence ATGCCAACATCTGCAATAGCAATAAGAAATGCCGTGTTAAGGGCGACAGATCCTAAGTTGCGAAGTGACAACTGGCAGTACATTTTAGATGTGTGCGATTTGGTAAAGGAAGACCCCGAAGATAATGGGCAAGAGGTAATGGTCCTCATAGAGAAGAGGTTGGAACAACAAGATGCTAATGTGATATTAAGAGCGCTCTCTTTAACTGTATCTTTGGCAGAAAACTGTGGTTCTCGTTTAAGACAGGAAATCAGTTCAAAACATTTCACATCATTGCTATATGGCCTTATCGATAATGATTCAGTGCATATTACTCTAAAGAAGGCAGTCGCTGATGTTGTCAGGCAGCTTTCTGACTCATTTAAGGATGACCCATCATTGCGCGCCATGGGAGATATGTATGGCAAAATTAAGAGAAAAGCACCATACTTGGTAGAACAACCTAACGTACCGGACAAGCATAATATGAGCAGTCATGCTGACAATTCGGATGATGAGGAATTACAAAAGGCACTAAAAATGTCCCTGTTCGAATATgagaagcaaaaaaaactacaagaaaaggaaaaagaaggttTTGAAGTTCTTCCACAGCAACGAAATCAGCCTTCTGCTCATACAACATCGAGGCAAACAGTCGTGAAAAAAGTGCGAGCCCTGTATGATTTGGCTACAAATGAATCTGAAGAGCTATCTTTTAGAAAGGGTGATGTCATCATAGTACTGGAACAAGTATATAGAGACTGGTGGAAGGGAGCACTTCGAGGAAAAATGGGTATATTCCCATTAAATTATGTAACACCGATCAGCGAGCCATCGAAAgaggaaattgaaaaggaaaggaCTAAAGAAGCAATGGTATTTACTCAAAAAGCCACTGTAGACCAACTTCATAAATCCCTAAGTGCCGCATCGAAAACAGGAAATTCAAATGAAGTTTTGCAAGACCCCCGTATTGGCGATATGTACGGTTCTGTGACGCCCTTAAGACCACAAGTTACAAGAATGCTGGGTAAATATGctaaggaaaaagaagacatgATATCTTTGCGTCAAGTCCTAGCAAACGCGGAACACACTTATAATCAACTAATGGATCGTGCAGCTAATGATCACATTGCACCTCCAGTCCCAGTTCCCACCCTTTATACGGGAATACCTAGTGCTGATACTACTCCATTAATACCACCTCAGAGACAAAGTTTCCAAAACCGGGACTATGCATCTTATCCTTCTACTCAACCAATCGGAAATTCTGCAAATAGTAGAACGAATAATCCTCAGTATGGTTATGATGTCGGATACTCAGTTGTTAGTCAACCACCACCCGGTTATGAGCAATAG
- the RPL14B gene encoding 60S ribosomal protein eL14 (similar to Saccharomyces cerevisiae RPL14B (YHL001W) and RPL14A (YKL006W); ancestral locus Anc_2.505) — protein sequence MSTDSIVKASNWRLVEVGRVVLIKNGQSAGKLAAIVEIIDQKKVLIDGPKSGVPRQAINLGQVVLTPLTFTLPRGARTATVSKKWAAAGVCEKWASSSWAKKIAQRERRAALTDFERFQVMVLRKQKRYTVRKALAKA from the exons ATGTCCACTGATTCTATTGTTAAAGCTTCCAACTGGAGATTAGTCGAAGTTGGCCGTGTTGTTTTGATCAAGAATGGTCAATCCGCAGGTAAATTGGCTGCTATCGTCGAAATCATTGACCAAAAAAAG GTTTTGATCGATGGTCCAAAATCTGGCGTTCCACGTCAAGCCATCAACTTGGGTCAAGTTGTCTTGACTCCGTTAACATTCACTTTACCAAGAGGAGCTAGAACTGCTACCGTTTCTAAGAAGTGGGCTGCTGCTGGTGTCTGTGAAAAATGggcttcttcatcttggGCTAAGAAAATTGCTCAACGTGAAAGACGTGCTGCTTTGACCGACTTTGAAAGATTCCAAGTTATGGTTTtaagaaagcaaaagagATACACTGTCAGAAAAGCTTTGGCTAAGGCTTAA
- the OSH7 gene encoding oxysterol-binding protein related protein OSH7 (similar to Saccharomyces cerevisiae OSH7 (YHR001W) and OSH6 (YKR003W); ancestral locus Anc_2.513) — MALNKLKNIPSLTNSSHSSINGVASSGTNLKSNGSDTDDIDENDESGQSILLNIISQLKPGCDLSRITLPTFILEKKSMLERITNQLQFPDVLLEAHSDKNELQRFVKVVAWYLAGWHIGPRAVKKPLNPILGEHFTSYWDLPNKQQAFYIAEQTSHHPPESAYFYMIPESNIRVDGVVVPKSKFLGNSSAAMMEGLTVLQFLDIMDANGKPEKYTLSQPNVYARGILFGKMRIELGDHMIITGPNYQVDIEFKTKGFISGTYDAIEGTIKDRDGKEYYQISGKWNDIMYIKDLREKASKKTILFNTHQHSPLSPKVRPLEEQGEYESRRLWKKVTDALSVRDHEVATEEKFQIENHQRELAKKRAEDGVEFHPKLFKRAEPGEGLDYYIYKHIPEGIDKHEEQIRSILETAPILPGQAFTEKFSIPAYKKHEIQKN; from the coding sequence ATGGCACTCAATAAACTAAAGAATATCCCTTCTTTAACAAACAGTTCCCATAGTTCAATCAACGGCGTTGCATCTAGTGGTACAAACTTAAAGTCTAATGGTTCAGACACggatgatattgatgaaaatgatgaatcCGGGCAAAGCATTTTATTAAACATTATATCCCAGTTGAAGCCTGGCTGTGATTTATCAAGAATCACTCTACCGACTTTTAtcttagaaaaaaaatcgatgTTAGAGAGAATCACTAATCAATTACAATTCCCAGATGTCCTTTTGGAAGCCCATTCCGACAAAAACGAGTTACAAAGATTTGTCAAAGTTGTAGCATGGTATCTAGCTGGTTGGCACATCGGGCCCAGGGCTGTAAAGAAGCCTTTGAATCCAATTCTTGGAGAACATTTTACATCATATTGGGATTTACCTAACAAGCAACAAGCGTTTTATATTGCCGAACAAACTAGTCACCATCCTCCTGAATCTGCTTATTTTTACATGATCCCGGAATCAAATATCAGAGTCGACGGTGTTGTTGTgccaaaatcaaaatttttagGGAATTCAAGTGCTGCGATGATGGAAGGTTTAACTGTATTACAATTTCTTGACATTATGGATGCGAATGGAAAACCAGAGAAGTATACTTTGTCCCAACCAAATGTCTACGCAAGGGGGATTTTATTTGGTAAGATGAGGATTGAACTTGGGGATCATATGATCATTACGGGCCCCAACTATCAAGTTGATATTGAGTTTAAAACTAAGGGTTTTATTTCTGGGACTTATGATGCTATTGAAGGCACCATCAAGGATCGTGATGGTAAGGAGTACTATCAAATTAGTGGTAAATGGAACGATATTATGTACATTAAAGACTTGAGAGAAAAGGCTTCAAAAAAGACTATCCTATTTAACACGCATCAGCATTCTCCTTTAAGTCCTAAAGTACGTCCATTAGAGGAGCAGGGAGAATACGAATCTAGAAGACTTTGGAAGAAAGTTACTGATGCGCTATCCGTACGCGACCATGAGGTTGCCACGGAAGAAAAGTTTCAGATAGAAAATCATCAGAGAGAATTAGCTAAAAAAAGGGCGGAGGATGGTGTGGAATTTCATCCAAAACTATTTAAAAGGGCCGAACCAGGTGAGGGTTTGGATTACTACATTTACAAGCACATCCCTGAGGGGATTGACAAGCATGAGGAACAGATTCGGAGTATTTTAGAAACTGCCCCGATTTTACCAGGACAGGCATTCACAGAAAAATTCTCTATTCCAGCTTATAAGAAGCacgaaattcaaaagaattaG
- the QCR10 gene encoding ubiquinol--cytochrome-c reductase subunit 10 (similar to Saccharomyces cerevisiae QCR10 (YHR001W-A); ancestral locus Anc_2.520), with protein MAVSNSSCYLVFSRLRLNNILTLTVQYTSHLSSKTGLHFGRLSLRSLTAYAPNLMLWGGASMFGLFVFTEGWPKFQDALYKKIPLLGPTLEDHTPPEDKPN; from the coding sequence atggcaGTAAGTAACTCATCATGTTATCTAGTGTTTTCTAGGTTAAGACTGAATAATATACTAACACTTACGGTACAGTACACATCTCATCTCTCTTCGAAAACCGGTCTACATTTTGGTAGACTTTCTTTAAGAAGCTTAACTGCATACGCACCAAACTTGATGCTATGGGGTGGAGCCAGCATGTTTGGCTTATTTGTGTTCACAGAAGGTTGGCCCAAGTTTCAAGATGCCTTATACAAAAAGATTCCGTTGTTAGGACCTACATTGGAGGATCATACTCCACCAGAAGATAAGCCTAATTGA
- the LEU5 gene encoding coenzyme A transporter (similar to Saccharomyces cerevisiae LEU5 (YHR002W); ancestral locus Anc_2.526): protein MTRDSSDSNNNYKPINKFSTKNTSFDRNSFDYIIRSGLAGGISGSCAKTLIAPLDRIKILFQTSNPHYTKYAGSLIGLVEAAKHIWINDGIRGFFQGHSATLLRIFPYAAVKFVAYEQIRNTLIPSKEFESHWRRLVSGSLAGLCSVFITYPLDLVRVRLAYETEHKRVKLGKIIKKIYAEPASTTLIKNEYLPNWFCHWCNFYRGYVPTVLGMIPYAGVSFFAHDLLHDVLKSPFFAPYSVLELSEDDELERVQKKQRKPLRTWAELISGGLAGMASQTAAYPFEIIRRRLQVSALSPKNMYDHKFQSISEIAQIILRERGLRGFFVGLSIGYIKVTPMVACSFFVYERMKWNFGI, encoded by the coding sequence ATGACGCGAGATAGCTCAGATTCTAACAACAATTACAAACCTATAAACAAGTTTTCTACAAAAAATACCTCATTTGATAGAAATTCATTTGACTACATTATACGATCAGGATTGGCCGGAGGTATCTCAGGCTCTTGTGCGAAAACGCTAATCGCACCCTTGGATAGAATAAAAATTCTATTCCAAACATCTAATCCTCACTACACAAAATATGCAGGCTCACTAATAGGATTAGTAGAGGCAGCCAAGCATATATGGATCAACGATGGGATAAGAGGTTTTTTTCAAGGTCATTCAGCGACCCTGCTGAGGATTTTTCCATATGCAGCTGTTAAGTTTGTTGCTTATGAACAGATTAGGAACACCTTGATTCCCtcaaaagaatttgaatcACACTGGAGAAGATTAGTAAGTGGTTCATTGGCAGGATTATGCAGCGTGTTCATAACTTATCCCTTAGATCTTGTTAGGGTTAGGTTAGCATATGAAACAGAACATAAGAGAGTAAAGTTAGGAAAAataatcaagaaaatatatgCAGAACCAGCTTCAACCACACtaatcaaaaatgaatatcTCCCCAATTGGTTTTGCCACTGGTGTAATTTTTACAGGGGTTATGTTCCGACTGTACTTGGAATGATTCCATATGCAGGTGTGTCTTTTTTCGCACACGATTTGCTTCATGATGTGCTGAAGAGCCCTTTCTTTGCACCTTATTCAGTATTGGAACTTTCTGAAGACGATGAATTGGAAAGAGTACAAAAAAAGCAGAGGAAACCTTTGCGTACTTGGGCTGAGTTGATATCTGGTGGTCTCGCTGGTATGGCATCCCAAACGGCAGCATATCcttttgaaattattaGGAGAAGGCTTCAAGTAAGCGCGCTATCACCCAAAAATATGTATGATCATAAATTTCAATCAATATCCGAAATTGCCCAAATAATACTTAGAGAAAGGGGATTGCGAGGATTTTTTGTTGGTCTAAGCATTGGTTACATCAAGGTAACACCTATGGTCGCATGTAGTTTTTTCGTCTATGAAAGAATGAAATGGAATTTTGGCATTTAA